The following coding sequences are from one Sulfurihydrogenibium sp. window:
- a CDS encoding efflux RND transporter periplasmic adaptor subunit produces MLVRKASVMILLLSIFTLSNAQEIILKPEIEKKINLKTEKVKVGEVAEYQTFPAVVNEDPTLSYAVSSPVEGIAERVYVKLGDHVKKGQILLTVYSPAIASLQANIEMAKVKLQTAKQVLEREENLYKEEVIPFARYQTAKIEYERSLGEYQALKKALSSYGEVKGSSIILRSKVNGFVADIKVINGNPVNVGEELMKIHSHERLWVIAQVPFEITKDLKIGQKVIVISPLNKEIIGTLSLISHEIDPKTRRNDIRIVVNNVEDSLKPNLFVNVKLPLKSTNGVLVPLKAVFQEKGKYYCFVKSGNKAILREVKITEKVGNFYKVVSGLKEGEEVITDGLIFLKTQVFGGAGE; encoded by the coding sequence ATGTTAGTTAGAAAAGCTTCAGTAATGATTTTACTTTTATCAATATTTACTCTATCAAACGCTCAGGAGATTATACTTAAACCGGAGATTGAAAAAAAGATAAATCTAAAAACTGAAAAAGTGAAAGTAGGTGAGGTGGCAGAGTATCAAACATTTCCAGCAGTGGTAAACGAAGACCCAACATTAAGCTATGCTGTTTCATCGCCTGTGGAAGGAATAGCTGAAAGGGTTTATGTTAAGCTTGGAGACCATGTAAAAAAAGGTCAGATATTACTCACTGTTTATTCTCCAGCGATTGCAAGCTTGCAAGCAAATATCGAAATGGCAAAGGTTAAATTACAAACAGCCAAGCAGGTATTAGAAAGAGAAGAAAATCTTTATAAAGAAGAAGTTATACCCTTTGCAAGATATCAAACAGCAAAAATTGAATATGAGAGAAGTCTTGGAGAGTATCAAGCATTGAAAAAAGCTTTAAGCTCCTATGGAGAAGTCAAAGGAAGCTCTATTATTTTAAGAAGTAAAGTTAATGGATTTGTTGCTGATATAAAAGTAATAAACGGCAATCCTGTAAATGTTGGTGAAGAACTTATGAAAATACATTCTCATGAGAGACTTTGGGTAATTGCTCAGGTGCCTTTTGAAATTACAAAAGATTTAAAAATCGGTCAAAAAGTTATTGTTATATCTCCGCTCAATAAAGAAATCATCGGAACGTTAAGTCTTATAAGTCATGAGATTGACCCAAAAACAAGAAGAAATGATATAAGAATAGTTGTTAATAATGTAGAAGATTCTCTTAAACCTAATCTTTTTGTAAATGTAAAATTGCCGCTTAAATCAACCAATGGTGTATTAGTTCCTTTAAAAGCTGTTTTTCAAGAAAAAGGCAAATACTACTGCTTTGTAAAATCAGGCAATAAAGCCATTTTAAGAGAGGTTAAGATAACTGAAAAGGTGGGAAATTTTTATAAAGTTGTTTCAGGATTAAAAGAAGGTGAAGAGGTTATCACCGATGGTCTAATCTTTCTTAAAACT